In Deinococcus psychrotolerans, the genomic window CGGTGCGGTACAGCGCGGCGCACCAAGTTTCGGTGGTGGGGTTACAATACGCCGCGCCACTCTGGCTCTTGGGCCGGAAAGTGCCGATGTAAACATGCGGGGTCTTGGACAACTCGATACTGGCCGCCCCCTGAACCGTGACCACGCCGCCCGCCAGTGACAGCGGCTTGAGGTCAGAGCATCTCAGGTCGCCCACTTCGGCTGGCCCGACGCACAGGTCCGCGAACAGGCCGCTTGCGTTCACCGTTGCAGCGAAGCGGGCCTGGGGATGGCCGCCACCGAAGTAGCCCCCAGCCGAGTTGATGCCCCCGGTCAGCAGGTAACCGTCTCCGCCGAAGCGCAGTTGCGGTTTGTCGGTGCCTATTTCCGCGACGATGGCGGCGTGCAGAATGGTGTCGTCCATACCCTTCACACCGGTGAACGAGGCCACCACGCCCGCTGTCAGGTGCAGGCCCTTGCCGTCGTTCGGGCGCTTGTTCAGGTCACTGAAATAGATCTGGCCCTGGCCCCACTGCATGTTGTAGGCCAGCCCACCGGTGATCTGGTAGATCTTGATAAAGGACAGCGGAATGCCGTCGGCGGCCTTGCCGGTGGCCAGCAGATACCAGTAGCTCTTACTGCCCTTATGCCCAAACAGCCCCTTGACCTGCATGGACAGCTTGTCGCTGACGCCCACGGTGCCGCTGTCGAAGCTGATTTCCTGAGACGCGCTGCCTGCCGGGCCTGCGCCAAAGGCTTGTGCGCCCACGCCGGTCAGATTGGTCTGGCTGCCTTTGAGGGTGATATCGATCGGATTGCCTGTTGTCGAGCTGATTTGCTGCGCCATGTCGTCTACCTTCAGCTTCAGGCTGTAGGTCTGCGCATCGGCGCTCAGGACGAAACGTGCCGGGGCGGTGATGTTATTGCTGTTCTCGTCGGCGTTGCCCAGCGCCACTGAACCTGACAAAATCATCTGCCCGTCTGCGGGGCTTCCACCCTTGAATGTCACGCTGTCCAGGGTGAGGGGCGTGCCCGCGACGGTGGGACTCGGGCCCTGAATCGAGGCGCAGGTGCTAAGAGACAACTGGGCCAGCCCACCGTCGATCAGTAGCGGCGAGCAGTTCACCTTGAGGCCGCTGCCGACGCGCGACAGATCGAAGGTACTTCCAAGTAGGGTGAAGCTCAGGAAGCCTTCCCTACCATTCACTGGGATGAAGCCTCCAGTCACCTCTTTGGCCGTGAAACTGCCGTCGGGGCCGTAGGCACGGGTTAGGCCCGTTTTATCAAGGGTCACTGTTCCGGTTCCGCTGGGATTCATGTCCCAGCTTCCGGTCAACTTGCCGCCGCCCACGAAAGGCAGTGGCCCGAAGGCACCGGTCACCAGACTGCGGATCAGGTGGGTCTTGACCATGACCACCACGACTTCACTGGCGTCCATGGGAATGCCGCCTGAGAGCCGGGTCGAGCCGGGCACTACCTTGCCGTTCGGCCCCTCAATGTCCAGGTTCCAGCCGCGTGTGCCGTAGCTGACTGGCACCTTCTTGACCAGTTGCACCGATAGTTTCTGCTCTTTTCCGACATCCTCCTCGCTGTCACCTTTGGTGGCGTCGTACTGCGCCACGGTGTCGATGGTGAGCTGGTTGGACAGCCACAGCAGCCCCTGCCACTTCGGCCCCACGTCCGGCACCAGCACGGCGCTGGGCGCTCCGCCGTAAGTTGTTCGCAGCAACTCGGCCTGTGAAGCTACCGAGGGGTTCACGGCGGGCAACAGGCCTCGCTTGGCCTCGGTCAAGCTCACTGGTGAGTTTTGTGCTGCGCCCTGAGAACCGTTCGCAGCGTATCCATCGGGTTCCACACTACGCGAGCTGCTGAGGTCCAGATAGACCGTCTGCATGCCTAAGACTTCCATGGACACGCCCGAGTCACCCAGTTTCAGAACGCCTCCGAGAACATCCAGAAGTGCTGACTTGCTGGTCGCTGCACTTGGGAAGGAGGCCACGCTCTTGCCGCCCACGGTCCGCGCTGAGACGACGTCGCCGTTGTTACTGAGGTACAGCTCTGGGAAGACCAGGAAATCAACCTGCTTATTCGATAATATTTCCTGAAGCTGCTCGACAGTTTTTGCAGTGACCACCGGCACAAGCGGAGCAGCGAAAGCCAGATTGCCAACGCCGTTACCTGTATAAATGCCTTCGCTGGCCGCCTGTTCGAGTATCGTCCGGCCTTCCTGAGTGACGTACCCGACGCCTGCGCCGGTGCTGGTGGGCAGTTGCCCCGTCTGGGTGTATTTCAGGAACGGGCTGGGCGCACTCACGTCGCTGACGCTTCCGTCCTTGCTCCGGCCCTGGGCGTACACGGTGCTGAGCATCCCCAGACGCTGGTTGTTGACCGGGGTGGCGACGGGAATGCCCCCTGGAGTCACCGTCAGGCTGATAGCCGGATCGAAAATCTGATTGATCAGCTCATTCACGATTTCCTGCGGGCCTTTGGGGCCAGGGACGCCTGGTGTAGTGTAGTTCGGCGGCTTTTTGAAGACCGTCACCTGTTCAAGGTCCGGCGAGGTGACCACGGCTCCGTTCAGCACTGCGCCGCTGGTTGAGAAGGTCACCCGGCCCACACGCAGCCGCATGGGCGAAAAGGCGGGGAATTCGGTATAGACGGTGGAGAGTACGTAGGGACTGTCGTTGGCGGTCTTCGGCTGGGCCGTAAAACTGCCCGACAGCAGGTAGGCGGTGTCGCCGTCCACCTTGACCTTGAGGTCAGACGCCGTAATCGGTCGCAGCGCCACCGGGGTCAGCCCGACGACAAAGGGAGAGTCAGCAGCAACTTTCAAGAAGGGCGAGAAATGGTCAGGATTGAATTGCGGGCCAGTTCGCGGCTTGTTGGCTCCGGTGATCTCGAACCTGAATTGATCCTCGCCCTCGCCGACCACCAGAAACTTGGGCAGGCCGGGTTCAATCAGGTTAACGGTCTGGAGGCTGATCTGACCGGGAAAGGCGGCCTTGCTGTCGCCAGTGACGCCCAGCACCTCGACGCGCAGCAGGTAGCGCCCGCTCTTGCCGGTGGGCAGTTTCAGCGCAGCGCTGTTCTGGCCGACTTGCAGCGGCACTTGCCGGGTTTCCAGGGTCAGCGGCTGGCCATCGGGCTGATCCTTCACGTTCAGTGGCGTCCAAGTCCAGCGTAAGTTCACGGTGCCGCTGCCAGTCACGTTGAGCAGAGCCACCGAATCGGCGGGCGTCCCGACCTGAAACTCGGCGGGCGTGGGAGCAGGAATGGCCGCCTTGGCCTGAGGCCGAACCTCAGTGCCGAAATCTTCGATTCCCACAGCGGCGTCAATCACGGCGACGACCACCACGGTTCGCTCGGCGGCCTGATCTGCTCTGAGCGTCAGCTTGACGGTGTAGACCCCGCTGACAGCGAAGACATGCGGAATATCGGCGTCGGTCTTGACGCTCTGTTTGGGTGTGCCGTCCCCGAAATCGAGGCTGTAGACGTACTGCGGGTAGCTCTGGATGTTGCCCACGTTGACGGTGCTGGGCGTTCCAGCACGGGCCGGGGTCACCGAGAGGGTGGGCAGCGGCACGCCAACCACCACGGGCAAAATTCCGAGCGGCTCACCCGTCTGGGCCAGACTGACCTTGACGATGAAGGTGGCGTCCTTGAGGTAGGCGTGTGTGCCCAGCGGTGAGTTACCATCCTTAACAGCGCCGCTTACATTGAGAGTCTGAACGGTGCCGTCGCCCCAGTCGACTTTCAATGCCGTTCCGGTATTCAAATCGCCTACGCTGAGCGTCACCAGCTGATCCACCACCGGATTGGCCGGGTCAACAGCGAGGGCGACGTTGCCGAGGGTCACCGTGATGGGCTGCACGCACGTCACACCCTGCGCTGAACCCTTGATGACGAAGGTGCCGACTTTGGCGTAACTGTGCTGCTGAAGATTGGCTTTCGCCCCGTCACCTGTGTTGGTCACGGCGCTGGACACTCCGG contains:
- a CDS encoding PKD domain-containing protein translates to MKFVLRLLAFVAALLCLGGLASAVNNHFYSLKLSPPTVRVGQTVTATVSEADGIISWGDGTTSPVTGTAVTHVYSAAGGYGVVWSCEKTTGKGNEQCDEDKIKVTPPPPTLDVSPSAVQVGEKVTATLTEFQTSYALDWGDGTVNSAVSTLSHEYTKSGTYKVRLMDAKVNGKPIAEVAPILVVVSRPTPTLSVSPNAVLVGEKVTATLTNLDLTTCTSCVAVLYYTVDWGDGTVVAAAASLTHTYGKAGTFIVRLLLGGKPDAGVAPVPVVVSLPIPTLSVSPSAVQTGENVTALLTNLQTGDQLDWGDGAVVAAAPSLNHAYAKAGVFTVRLLRVGTPLSGLPPAIVTVTAPLPTPTLNVSPSAVQTGEKVTATLTGFQPGDQLDWGDGTKVPVAANLSHLYGKAGTFVVRLLDANARPYPATAPVPVVVSLPIPTLSVAPNAVQVGEKVMATLTDFQPGDQIDWGDGAVVPAETSLQHAYNKAGTFAVRLLRGGQPVAGVTPVPVVVSLPIPTLSVAPNAVQVGEKVTATLTNFQPSDQLDWGDGTVVPAAASLQHAYSKAGTVAVRVLRGGQPVAGVAPAPVVVSLPIPTLGVAPNTVQIGEKVTATLTDFQTGDQLDWGDNATVQAAASLNHSYNRAGTFAVRLLRGGKPVTGVAPVPVVVSLPIPTLSVAPNAVQVGEKVMATLTDFQPGDQLDWGDTSVVSAAASLSHSYSKAEVYIVRLLRGGAPVSGIAPVPVTVTALPVICSVEVLTVSPLLSKPVSIKVNGLPANLAYSLDWGDGTTTSGVSSAVTNTGDGAKANLQQHSYAKVGTFVIKGSAQGVTCVQPITVTLGNVALAVDPANPVVDQLVTLSVGDLNTGTALKVDWGDGTVQTLNVSGAVKDGNSPLGTHAYLKDATFIVKVSLAQTGEPLGILPVVVGVPLPTLSVTPARAGTPSTVNVGNIQSYPQYVYSLDFGDGTPKQSVKTDADIPHVFAVSGVYTVKLTLRADQAAERTVVVVAVIDAAVGIEDFGTEVRPQAKAAIPAPTPAEFQVGTPADSVALLNVTGSGTVNLRWTWTPLNVKDQPDGQPLTLETRQVPLQVGQNSAALKLPTGKSGRYLLRVEVLGVTGDSKAAFPGQISLQTVNLIEPGLPKFLVVGEGEDQFRFEITGANKPRTGPQFNPDHFSPFLKVAADSPFVVGLTPVALRPITASDLKVKVDGDTAYLLSGSFTAQPKTANDSPYVLSTVYTEFPAFSPMRLRVGRVTFSTSGAVLNGAVVTSPDLEQVTVFKKPPNYTTPGVPGPKGPQEIVNELINQIFDPAISLTVTPGGIPVATPVNNQRLGMLSTVYAQGRSKDGSVSDVSAPSPFLKYTQTGQLPTSTGAGVGYVTQEGRTILEQAASEGIYTGNGVGNLAFAAPLVPVVTAKTVEQLQEILSNKQVDFLVFPELYLSNNGDVVSARTVGGKSVASFPSAATSKSALLDVLGGVLKLGDSGVSMEVLGMQTVYLDLSSSRSVEPDGYAANGSQGAAQNSPVSLTEAKRGLLPAVNPSVASQAELLRTTYGGAPSAVLVPDVGPKWQGLLWLSNQLTIDTVAQYDATKGDSEEDVGKEQKLSVQLVKKVPVSYGTRGWNLDIEGPNGKVVPGSTRLSGGIPMDASEVVVVMVKTHLIRSLVTGAFGPLPFVGGGKLTGSWDMNPSGTGTVTLDKTGLTRAYGPDGSFTAKEVTGGFIPVNGREGFLSFTLLGSTFDLSRVGSGLKVNCSPLLIDGGLAQLSLSTCASIQGPSPTVAGTPLTLDSVTFKGGSPADGQMILSGSVALGNADENSNNITAPARFVLSADAQTYSLKLKVDDMAQQISSTTGNPIDITLKGSQTNLTGVGAQAFGAGPAGSASQEISFDSGTVGVSDKLSMQVKGLFGHKGSKSYWYLLATGKAADGIPLSFIKIYQITGGLAYNMQWGQGQIYFSDLNKRPNDGKGLHLTAGVVASFTGVKGMDDTILHAAIVAEIGTDKPQLRFGGDGYLLTGGINSAGGYFGGGHPQARFAATVNASGLFADLCVGPAEVGDLRCSDLKPLSLAGGVVTVQGAASIELSKTPHVYIGTFRPKSQSGAAYCNPTTETWCAALYRTGRVSVTVDLAIIKSTIDGYVMTGILDGRAPSFVDPGSFGLAAGASIENIYHAGDSGSLLCHYSWSFDARLFAAVDGAIVLLPNPYIHGHVGLYAGASVSAHLCVFGGSISASVSLDANFQLGNGSNVDGTAHVQIALPGLPDVDFKTHVHLGL